TTCATCAATAGAAATATCTTCAAGATTTTTTCCTAAATAAACTTGAGCTGCCGAACGAATTCCTACTGCATTATTAACAAAATCCGCACGATTTAAATACATTGCAATAATTTCTTGCTTGGTATATTGACGTTCTAATTTGGTAGCAATAATCCATTCTTTTACCTTTTGAGCAACACGTTTTATAATGTTTTTATCTCCTTCACCATGAAACAATAACTTAGCTAACTGCTGAGAAATTGTACTTGCACCACCGGATTGCCCTAAGGTTGAAACAGCACGTAGGGTTCCGCGCGCATCAATTCCTGAATGCGTGTAAAAACGTTCATCTTCGGTAGCAACTAAAGCATTAACCAAATGTGGTGGTAAATCGTCAAACTTAACGTTTACACGGTTTTCTAGGTAAAATTTACCAATTACTTTATTATCGTCCGAGTAAATTTCGGTCGCTTGGTTTGAATTCGGATTTTCTAACTGATCAAACGTTGGCATGGCACCAAAAACGCCCCAACTTGCCAACAAAAAGAATAAGAAAATCGCAGCAATACCTGCAAGAAAAACAAGCCAGAACTTGGCTACTAAACCTTTAAAAGATTTATCCTTGGTTTTTTTGGTATTTTTAGTCATTATTATCTATTTTTTCAATTCTAAAACCTACTTCGGTTATTCCTTTTAATTCTTGTACACCATTAACCTTGCCAAGTTCGCGAACGGCTTGAGAAATTTTAATTTTATGTAAGCCTTTTTCAGTAAAAGGAACCTGCTCTTTAAACCAAAGTTTACTTTCTTTTACGTCAGAAAAACCATTGCCTAATAATTCGCCATCTGGCGCTGCCATTAGGTATTGAACCGTATCTATAAGTGTTTTTTGACTTGGTAATTCTGTTTCAACAATTAAAAATAAATTATTGTACGGAAAATCTTTATTTACACGTAAATTAATAAAATAATTGTACGGCGTAAGCGTATCTAAAGCTTCGTATTCAAAAACAAACGGATTGTTGGCCTCCCATGTTCCGTTGGTTTGTTGGTATTGGTCGTAAACAAAGTGTTTATCGCACGATGCGAAACAAAACACGAACAATACCGCAAAAATAAATGAGAAAGTTTTATTCTTTAGCATCATTATTTGGCTTTTGCGAATTAGGATTTTCTTTTTTAGTTCGGTTAAAGTTTTTACGTCTGTTATTATTTTTAGGCTTTGCAGCTGCAGGCTGTCCTTCAGTTTGCCCAGCAGTATTTTCAGCTTTTGGCTCTTGCTTTACAACAGGTTGTTTGTTGGGCTGCTTTGGTTTTTCAGTACGCGCAGGTTTATCCGCTCTTTCTGGTTTTGGGCCACGCTCTGTTTTATTGTTGGAACGAGCAGGTCTGTATTTATCCGTACGTTCACGATCGTTAGCTGGTTTTGCAGCATCTTTTTCAGATGGACGTTTTTTACGAGAAGAAGGTTTTCCTTTCTTTTTAGGCTGATCAAAACGCGTAATTGCATCTTGTCCAACTGCATTTTCAAACAAATCTACAGGAGCAACAATATTATCGTCTGCATAATCTTCGATGGATGCAATAACCTTATCCGCTTTATTTATTTGAATGATTTCATTTACCTGATCTACAGATAAAACGTACCATTGTGCCGAATTGGATATGTACGAAAACCACATTAAATGTTTAAAAATATCTATTTTTTGACAAACAGCTTCGCCTTTTTCGGTATACAATTTGGTTTCCATTGGCGGAAAATCTTGAAGTGCATCCAAGTATGTATCTAATTCGTAATTTAAACAGCATTTTAATTTACCACATTGTCCCGCCAACTTTTGAGGATTTAACGACAATTGTTGGTAACGTGCTGCCGCAGTATTTACCGATCTAAAATCGGTTAACCACGTAGAACAACATAATTCTCTACCACAAGATCCGATACCGCCTAAACGAGCAGCTTCTTGACGAAATCCAACTTGTTTCATTTCGATACGAATACTGAATTCGCGAGCAAAATCTTTAATTAATTGTCTAAAATCTACACGATCGTTTGCGGTGTAATAAAATGTTGCTTTAGATCCGTCGCCTTGAAATTCGATATCCGAAATTTTCATTTCCAGCTGCAAGTTAATTGCAAGTTCACGGGCACGCACCTTCATTGGTTCTTCGCGGTCGCGAACTTCTTGCCAAATATCAATATCTTTTTGAGTTGCTTTGCGGTATATTTTTAAAACTTCGCCATCAGGATTAACACCTTTTTTCTTCATTTGTACTTTAACCAATTCTCCGGTTAAAGTTACAATTCCGATATCGTGTCCAGAAGTTATTTCGGTTGCAACAATATCGCCAATTGCTAAAGATAAATTTTCGTGGTTGCGGTAAAAATCTTTTCTACCGTTTTTAAAACGTACCTCAACACAATTAAAGGTTGCTTGTCCGTTTGGAGTTGACATATTCGATAACCAATCGAATACCGTTAACTTGTTGCAACTATCAGTTCCACAAGTTCCATTATTTTTACAGCCACGCGGAGTTCCGTCAGAACTCTTTGTAGCACAACTAGTACATGCCATAAGAAAGTATATATAGATCGAGGTAATTTCCTCTACGATTCAAAAAAAATTTTATCTGTAAAGATATTATTTTTTAAAATAGTATTGTCAAAATATTTGATAAAGCCTTTAATTAAATTCTTAAATTTTATTTAAAGTACTCATTTTATAGCAAAAACAAAAAAGGCAACGATTAAATCGTTGCCTTTTTTAATGCTTTATAAGTAAATGTTTTACCAGATTTTCACTCGGTTTTCTGGTGCTACGTATAATTTGTCTGTATCAGTAATATCAAACGCTTCATACCAAACGTCCACGTTTTGTAACGGAACATAAGCACGGTACATACCTGGAGAGTGCGGATCTGTTTTAACTTGGTTTTTAATTGCTTCATCTCTTGCTTTTGTTCTCCAAATAGTAGCCCAAGAAATAAAGAAGCGTTGTTCTGGCGTAAAGCCATCAATTAAACCAGGATTTCCGTTTTCTTTCAAGAAAATTTGTAATCCGTCGTAAGCAGCATTAACTCCACCTAAATCTCCAATATTTTCACCTAAAGTAAATTTACCATCAACAAAAATACCTGGTAATGGTTCTAATTGAGAATATTGATTAGCTAAATCGCCCCCTAATTGTGTAAATTGTTTTAAATCGTTTTCTGTCCACCAGTTTTCTAAGTTACCATGTGAGTTGTAACGAGAACCTGAATCATCAAATCCGTGAGAAATTTCGTGACCAATAACAGCTCCAATTCCACCGTAGTTTACAGCTTCATCTGCTTTATAATCGTAAAACGGAGGTTGTAAAATAGCTGCAGGGAAAACAATTTCGTTGTACGATGGGTTAAAATATGCATTTACCGTTTGTGGTGACATGCCCCAACGTGTTTTATCAACCGGTTTACCGTAATCGTTAATCATTTCTGTAAATCTCCATTCAGAAATGTTATTCATATTATCATAATATGTTCCGCCATTTTCTGGTTTTGCAACAGTTAATTTAGAATAATCTTTCCACTGGTCAGGATAACCAATTTTTACATTAAACTTGTTTAATTTTTCTATTGCACCTTGGCGTGTTGCTGGCGTCATCCAAGGTAAGTTGTTGATACGATTTTCAAAAGCTAACATAACGTGCGCAATCATATCTTTCGCTTTTTCCTTAGCTTCTGCCGGGAATTTTTCTTGTACGTAAAGCTTACCTAAAGCTTCACCTACAGTTCCGTTAACAACCATTAACGCTCTTTCTTCGTCAGGACGTTGCGCTACAGCACCTTGTAATGTTTTGCTATAAAAATCGAAGTTTGCATCATCAATTTCAGTAGTTAAAACGCCAGAAGATTTGTTAATTAATGTCCAACGCATATATGCCTTAATTTCATCGATAGATGATTTTTTGAAAACCTGATCTAAAGATTTCATGTATTTTGGCATAGAAACAACCACCTGATCTACGTTTGTTAGTCCGGTCGCTGCAATATATTCTGTCCAATTTACAGATGGAGTTAATTTTTGTAATTCAACCACCGTCATTGGATTATATGTATTTCTACGATCACGACGTTCTACACGGTCTAAACGTGATTCAGCCATTTTAGTTTCAATCGCTAAAACTTGTTTAGCTTGCTTGTCTGCTTCTGCTTTTGGAATGTTTAAAAATTGTAACATTCTAGAAACGTGTGCAACATATTTTTCGCGTTTTTCTTTCGAATCTGAATCTTGTGCCACGTAATAATCACGATCAGGTAAACCTAAACTTCCTGGACCGATTGTAACTACGTTTTTGTTAGAATCTTTTGCATCTGGACCTACGTAAATACCATAAAACCCTAATCCACCTGTTTTAACTGAGCTGCGAATTAATGCATTAACATCTTTTACGTTTTTAATTTTGTTGATTTGAGCCAATTGCGATTCAATTGGAGCAATACCTGCAGCATTACGTGCATCAAAATCTAAAAATGTTAAGTACATAGCTACCGCTTTTGCTTCGTCCGAATTCGGATCTAAATCACCGTTAGCAACAGCAGCTTTTAAAATATTTAAAGCATCAATATCTGTATTTTGGCGTAATTCATCAAAACTTCCCCAACGCGAACGATCAGCAGGAATTTCAGTATTATCTACCCAAGTTCCGTTTACGTATCTAAAAAAATCGTCACCTGGCTTAACGCTGGTATCCATAAAATTTAAGTTAATGCCGCGTCCTTCTTTAGCTTGCGCCGGTTGCTCTACCACCTGAGCAGGGGCATCTGCAGTAGCTTTTTTAGAAGAATTACAGCTTACCATGGCTAAAATTGCCGCTGATAATACAAATAATTTTTTATTCATAGCTTATGTTAAATTGAAATTAGTTTTAACAAATATAACCAAGTAAAAATATTTTTATCAAAATTTAACAAAGTAATTCGCTACAATAACATCATTTAAATAAGTTTTAACCTGATTTTCAATTCCGTTTTGTATTTTTGTAGCTAATAATAATTAAAAATGATCGAGTTACTTAAAAGATACAGGTTGTTTTTTTTAGTGATGTTTGTTTTATCAGCTATTATTTTAGCTTTATTTTACAACGCACTAAGCCCTAAAAAGCAGCTCCCAATTTATACGCCTAGCATGGTTAACCCAGAAATGGTAGATTCTACCATACAGCACATAGCAAATAAAAAAATGCATCAAATTGCTGATTTTGAGTTTACCAACCAAAACGGAGAACTTGTTACCAATGCCGATTATGACAACACTATATATATAGCTGATTTCTTTTTTACCACTTGTCAAACCATTTGTCCGATTATGACCGATAATATGACATGGGTACAACAGCAAATTGCCGATATGGACGATGTTAAAATTTTATCGCACAGTGTAACACCAGAAATTGATACGCCAGAAGTTTTAAAAGCTTATGCCCTTGAAAAAGGAGTGGATGACAAAAAGTGGAATATGGTTACCGGTAAAAAAGAAGATATTTACTATATTGCCAGAAAATCGTACTTAGCAGTTAAAACCGGTGATCCAAGCGAATTATATGATATGGTTCATACCGAAAACTTTGTTTTAGTTGATAAGAAAAAACGGGTTCGCGGTTTTTACGACGGAACAAGCATGGACGATATGCACCGTTTGATACAGGATATAAAAATTTTGAAAGAAAGAAATTAATTTAGAAATGTAAGTTTCTAAATTTTTTTACCATAAACGATAGCTTAAATTTAATCTAAATAAAAATGAAAACGCTTGATACATTATCAGTTAATCAAAAGGGAATCATTTCAGATTTTGATGATAAAATAATTCCATTAAAGTTAATTGAAATGGGATGCTTTCCGGGCAGCGAAGTTACTATTATTAAAAAATCAATTTTAGGATGCCCTATTTACTTAAAAATAAACGACACCTATTTAAGTATTAGAAAAGAATTAGCAATAAACATTTCTGTTGAAACCAAATAATATAATGAGTAGTACAATTAAAGTAGCTTTAGTTGGGAATCCGAACGTAGGTAAAACATCTATTTTTAACTTATTAACCGGATTAAAGCAAAAAGTAGGTAATTACCCAGGAATTACAGTTGAAAAGAAAATTGGTCAAACCGTTATTGACGAACAAACCAAAGCACAAATTATTGACCTTCCCGGTACTTATTCCATCAACCCAACATCGGTTGACGAGGAAATGGCGCTAAATATTTTATTAAACAAATCTAACCCAGACAGACCCGATGTTGTTTTATTAGTTGCAGAAGTAGATAATTTAAAACGTAACTTACTTTTATATACCCAAATTAAAGATTTAGGTTTCCCTACCATTATTGCCATTAATATGGCTGATAGAATGCAGGCAAACGGAATTTTTATTGATGTACGCGTTAGAAAAAAATTTAGATACTAAAGTTGTTTTATTTTCTGCAAAAGCCAATAACGGCATTGCCGAAGTAAAGCAAGCGATTAAAAATTACCAAAACCTTTCTACCGAACCGATTTTTAATTTTAGCAGCTTACCTACACAAAATTTATTTTGTAAAAATTATCAGGATTGGTTGGTTATTACGCAAAACAACACCAATACTGCAGAACAAGATCGAGAAATTAAAAAAATTCAACATTTTGAAACAGTTAAGCGCTATCAGTTAATTGCCGAAGCGTTAAAAGGAGCTTATATTAAAGATACTAGCAAAGCAACCGGTTTACGATTTAAGTTGGATGCCATTTTAACTCACAAATTCTGGGGCTACGTTATATTTTTCGCTATCATGTTATTGGTATTCCAATCTATTTTTGAATGGGCAGCCGTACCAATGGATTGGATTGATGGCGGATTTGCAGCTTTAAACGATTGGTTAAAAGATGTTTTACCTGCTGGTAAACTTACCGATTTAATAACCGACGGATTAATTGCCGGTATTAATGGGGTAGTAGTTTTTATACCGCAAATTGCCATTTTATTCATGTTCATTTCTATTTTAGAAGAATCAGGATACATGAGCCGCGTGGTATTTTTAATGGACCGTTTGATGCGCCCATTCGGGTTAAACGGAAAATCAATTGTACCATTAATTTCAGGAACTGCTTGTGCTATTCCAGCAATTATGTCAGCCCGTAATATTGAAGATAGCAAAGAGCGATTAATTACCATGTTAATTACTCCGTTTACAACCTGTTCGGCACGTATTCCGGTTTATGTAATTATTAT
This genomic window from Flavobacterium agricola contains:
- a CDS encoding M13 family metallopeptidase, coding for MNKKLFVLSAAILAMVSCNSSKKATADAPAQVVEQPAQAKEGRGINLNFMDTSVKPGDDFFRYVNGTWVDNTEIPADRSRWGSFDELRQNTDIDALNILKAAVANGDLDPNSDEAKAVAMYLTFLDFDARNAAGIAPIESQLAQINKIKNVKDVNALIRSSVKTGGLGFYGIYVGPDAKDSNKNVVTIGPGSLGLPDRDYYVAQDSDSKEKREKYVAHVSRMLQFLNIPKAEADKQAKQVLAIETKMAESRLDRVERRDRRNTYNPMTVVELQKLTPSVNWTEYIAATGLTNVDQVVVSMPKYMKSLDQVFKKSSIDEIKAYMRWTLINKSSGVLTTEIDDANFDFYSKTLQGAVAQRPDEERALMVVNGTVGEALGKLYVQEKFPAEAKEKAKDMIAHVMLAFENRINNLPWMTPATRQGAIEKLNKFNVKIGYPDQWKDYSKLTVAKPENGGTYYDNMNNISEWRFTEMINDYGKPVDKTRWGMSPQTVNAYFNPSYNEIVFPAAILQPPFYDYKADEAVNYGGIGAVIGHEISHGFDDSGSRYNSHGNLENWWTENDLKQFTQLGGDLANQYSQLEPLPGIFVDGKFTLGENIGDLGGVNAAYDGLQIFLKENGNPGLIDGFTPEQRFFISWATIWRTKARDEAIKNQVKTDPHSPGMYRAYVPLQNVDVWYEAFDITDTDKLYVAPENRVKIW
- a CDS encoding FeoA family protein; protein product: MKTLDTLSVNQKGIISDFDDKIIPLKLIEMGCFPGSEVTIIKKSILGCPIYLKINDTYLSIRKELAINISVETK
- the ricT gene encoding PSP1 domain-containing protein; the encoded protein is MACTSCATKSSDGTPRGCKNNGTCGTDSCNKLTVFDWLSNMSTPNGQATFNCVEVRFKNGRKDFYRNHENLSLAIGDIVATEITSGHDIGIVTLTGELVKVQMKKKGVNPDGEVLKIYRKATQKDIDIWQEVRDREEPMKVRARELAINLQLEMKISDIEFQGDGSKATFYYTANDRVDFRQLIKDFAREFSIRIEMKQVGFRQEAARLGGIGSCGRELCCSTWLTDFRSVNTAAARYQQLSLNPQKLAGQCGKLKCCLNYELDTYLDALQDFPPMETKLYTEKGEAVCQKIDIFKHLMWFSYISNSAQWYVLSVDQVNEIIQINKADKVIASIEDYADDNIVAPVDLFENAVGQDAITRFDQPKKKGKPSSRKKRPSEKDAAKPANDRERTDKYRPARSNNKTERGPKPERADKPARTEKPKQPNKQPVVKQEPKAENTAGQTEGQPAAAKPKNNNRRKNFNRTKKENPNSQKPNNDAKE
- a CDS encoding SCO family protein — its product is MIELLKRYRLFFLVMFVLSAIILALFYNALSPKKQLPIYTPSMVNPEMVDSTIQHIANKKMHQIADFEFTNQNGELVTNADYDNTIYIADFFFTTCQTICPIMTDNMTWVQQQIADMDDVKILSHSVTPEIDTPEVLKAYALEKGVDDKKWNMVTGKKEDIYYIARKSYLAVKTGDPSELYDMVHTENFVLVDKKKRVRGFYDGTSMDDMHRLIQDIKILKERN
- a CDS encoding gliding motility lipoprotein GldH: MMLKNKTFSFIFAVLFVFCFASCDKHFVYDQYQQTNGTWEANNPFVFEYEALDTLTPYNYFINLRVNKDFPYNNLFLIVETELPSQKTLIDTVQYLMAAPDGELLGNGFSDVKESKLWFKEQVPFTEKGLHKIKISQAVRELGKVNGVQELKGITEVGFRIEKIDNND